In Actinomycetota bacterium, the genomic window CATCCGTTTCCTGCTCCAGCAGGGTGAGATGGTCACGGCCACCCAGTCGCTGTCCGACGACATGATCGAGCTGTTCGCCGCCGAGATCGGCGCCGACGTCCTGCTGGTCGACCCGGGCCAGGAGCAGGAGGTCGCCTTCCGGGCGTTGCTGGGTTACGACGAGGACGACGAGGAGGACCTGCGGCCCCGGCCCCCGGTCATCACCGTCATGGGCCATGTCGACCACGGCAAGACGCTGCTGCTCGACCGCATCCGCGAGGCCAATGTCATCGCCGGCGAGGCCGGTGGCATCACCCAGCACATCGGTGCTTACCAGGCCGACAAGGACGGGCGGCTCATCACCTTCATCGACACCCCGGGCCACGAGGCGTTCACGTCCATGCGCGCCCGGGGAGCCGACGCCACCGACATCGCCGTCCTGGTGGTGGCCGCCGACGACGGCGTGATGCCCCAGACGGTCGAGGCCCTCAACCACGCCAAGGCGGCCGAGGTGCCGATCGTGGTGGCCATCAACAAGGTCGACCGGGAGGAGTCCGACCCCAACCGCGTTCGCCAGCAGCTCTCCGAGCTGGGCCTGGTGCCCGAGGAGTGGGGCGGCGACACGATCATGGTCGAGGTCAGCGCCCTCCAGAACCTGGGCGTGGACGAACTGCTCGAGCAGCTCCTGGTCGTGGCCGACGTCGAGGAACTGGTGGCCAACCCCGAGGGCCGGGCCTGGGGCGTGGTGCTCGAGGCCAACCTCGACGTGGGCCGGGGGCCGGTGGCCACCGTCCTGGTGCAGCGGGGCACGCTCCGGGTCGGTGACCCGATCGTGGCCGGCGCGGCCTGGGGCAAGGTGAGGGCCCTGATAGACGACACCGGTGCGCAGGTGAAGGAGGCTCCGCCCTCCACCCCCGTGCAGGTCCTGGGCCTCAACGAGGTCCCCGACGCGGGCGACGAGTTCCGGGTGGCCCCCGACGCCAAGCTGGCCCAGACGGTGGCCGAGGCCCGCGCCCATCGCCGCCGCCTGCGGGCCCAGCGCACCGAGCGGCACATGCCCGCGGCCCACGGGGCCGTCCGCTTGGAGGACATCTTCGAGCAGATCCAGCGGGGCGAGATGGCCACGCTGAACCTGATCCTCAAGGCCGACGTGCACGGTTCGCTGGAGGCCCTCACCGAGAGCCTGCGCAAGCTGGAGCGCGACGAGGTCAAGCTGGCGTTCCTGCACCGGGCCGTGGGTGGGATCAGCGAGTCGGATGTACAACTGGCGGCCACGTCCAACGCCACCATCCTCGGTTTCAACGTGCGTCCCGACCGCAAGGCCCGCGACCTGGCCGAACAGGCCGACGTCCAGATCCGTACCTACCAGATCATCTACCAGGTCATCGAGGACATCCAAAAGGCCATGGTCGGGCTCCTCAAGCCCGAGTTCGTCGAGGTAGTCACGGGCGAGGCCGAGGTCCGGGAGATCTTCCGGGTCCCCAAGGTGGGGGCCATCGCCGGGTGTTACGTCCGCAACGGGGTCATCACCCGGGGGTCGAAGGTCCGGTTCCTGCGTGAGGGCGTCGTCATCTGGACCGGGGCCATCCAGTCCCTCAAGCGCTTCAAGGACGACGCCCGGGAGGTCGCCACCGGCTTCGAGTGCGGCATCGGTCTGACCGACTTCCAGGACCTGCGCCGGGGCGACATCATCGAGACCTACGAGGAGCGCGAAGTCCCCCGCAGTTAGCCTCGTGCCCGTGCATGTCGCGGTGGTGCAGGTCGACCTGCACGTCCCCCACAGCCGGTCGCTCAAGGAGAAGCGGGCGGCTGTCAAGCCGGTGGTCGAGGGGCTGCGCCAGCGCTTCTCGCTGTCGGTGGCCGAGGTGGGCTACCAGGACAAGTGGCAGCGCGCTCTCGTAGGGTTCGCGGTCGTGTCCGAGACCCACGCCCACGCCGCGGAAGTTGTGGCCGCGGCCGAGCGTTGGTTGTGGAGTAGGCCCGACATCGAGGTCTCCAGTTTCGGCACCGAGTGGTCGACCTACGAAGGAGATGGGTGATATGGCCACCGACCGCCGGTACTCGAGGCTCGACCGCGTCAACGAGACCCTGCGCGAGGTGATCGCCGACCAGCTCGAGCGCATAGACGACGAACGCCTGGAGCTGGTGACGGTCACCGGGGTCAAGGTCGACGCCGGGTTGCGCCACGCCGTCGTCTGGTTCGACAGCTTGAAGCCCGCCGGCGAGGTCGGGGCTGCCCTGGCCGAGCACCGGGTGCGGCTCCAGGCCGCCATCGGCCGCCAGGTGCGCATGAAGCACACCCCTGAACTTGCCTTTGTCGCGGACCCCGCTATAGCCGTAGGGACTAGAGTGGACGAGATACTCCGGGGCTTGCACCAGACCGCTGGGGAACCCCCTGCTCCGGGGGTGGAGGACAACCCATGACGCCCGAGTTAGAGCGCGCCGCCGAGGTGATCGCTTCGGCGCCCTCCCTGGCCCTGGCCTGCCACCAGATGCCCGACGGCGACGCCTTGGGCTCGATGCTGGCCATGGCCCACTTGGCCGGTGCCCAGGGCCGCAAGGTGGTGGCCTCGTGGCCCCAGCCGTTCATCGTGGCCCCTCATTACGACTTCCTGCCCGGCCTGGAGCTGGCCACCAAGCCCGGCGACTTCCCGGCCGCTCCCGACGTGATGGTCACCTTCGACTGCGGGTCGCTCGACCGCCTGGGCGAGCTGGCCGGGCCGGCCAAGGCCGCCGGCGAGCTGATCGTGATCGACCACCACGTGTCCAACGACGGCTACGGCACCATCAACGTGATCGACCCCGACGCGGCCGCCTCGGCCGTGGTGGTACGCCGCCTGGCCGGCGTGCTGGGGTGGCCCCTTACGCGCGATGCCGCCCTCTGCCTCTACACCGGCCTGGTGTGCGACACCGGCCGGTTCCAGTACGACAACACCACGCCGGCCGTCTTCGCCCTGGCCCAGGAGCTGGCCGGCTATGACCTGCCCATCGGCGACGTCAACCGCCAACTGTTCGAGAAGCACCGGCTCGCCTACCTGCGCCTGGCGGCCGTCGCCCTGGCCCGGGCCGAGTACGACCCCGACCGCCGGTTCGTGGCCACCTGGGTGACCCTCGACGACCTCGACGGCTTCGGGGTCGACGTGGAGGAGACCGAGGGCCTCATCGACCTGGTGCGCCGCACGGCCGAGGCCGACGTGTCGTGCGTGATCAAGGAGACCCCCGAGTGCACCCGGGTCTCCCTGCGGGCCGTGGGCGACTTCGACGTCAGCCAGGTGGCGGTGGCCATGGGCGGCGGGGGCCACCGAGCGGCTGCCGGGTTCTCGTCCGACCGGCCCGTGCGCGAGGTGCTGGAGGCTGTCCGGGCCCGCCTGCCCCTCGTCAGCGGCGGCTGAGCCCGGGCGGCCGGCCTGTCCCGGGCCAAGTCGAGGCCGTCCGACGTCGACGGCTTGGTGGTGGTCGACAAACCCGCGGGCATCACGTCCCACGACGTGGTGGCCCGGTGCCGGCGGCTGTTCGGCCAGCGCCGGGTGGGCCACGGGGGCACCCTCGATCCCGACGCCACCGGCGTGCTCCTGGTCGGGTTGGGCCAGGCCACCCGCCTGCTGCGCTTCCTGTCCGAGCTGCCCAAGTCCTACGTGGGCGAGATCGTGCTGGGCACGGCCACGTCCACCCTCGACGCCTCGGGCGAGGTCGTGGGGGAGTGGGACATGGCGGCCGTGACCCCCGAGCTGGCCGCCAGGGTGGCCGCCGAACGCTTCACGGGCGCCATCGAGCAGGTCCCGCCCATGGTCTCGGCCCTCAAGGTCGGTGGCCGGCGCCTGCACGAGCTGGCCCGGGAGGGCGTGGAGGTCGAACGTGCGCCCCGGCCCGTCACCGTGTACCGCTTCGACGTGGCGCCGGGGCCGGCCCCCGGGGCCCTGTCGGCCCACGTAACGTGCTCGGCCGGCACCTACGTGCGCTCCCTGGCCGCCGACCTGGGGGAGGCCCTGGGGGGTGGCGCCCACTTGCGGGCCCTGCGCCGTACGGCGGTGGGCCCCTTCGGCGAGGCCGAAGCCGTGCCCCTCGACCGGCTCACCCGGGCCGATGTGCGCCCCCCGGTCGAGGCCCTCCGGGGCCGGCCCGTGGTGGAGGTCGAGGGCGACGACCTGCTGGCCGCCGTGGGCCACGGCAAGGTGCTCGAACGCTCGGTCCTGGGCATCCCCGCCCGGGCCAGCGGCGATGAGCCCGGCTGGGCCAGCGGCGAGGCGGGTGAGGCCGGGACCGGTGACAGGGACGTGGCCGGTGGCGGGCCGGGCCACGGCGATGGCACCGGGGCAGGCGGGCGGGATGGTGGTCCGCCGGGAGGCGCTAGCAGGGCCGGGGAGGACAGGGCCGGCCGGGGCGGCGCCCGGGGGCGCGCGCCGGAAGGGCCGTGGGCGGTGGTCGGGCCCGATGGGCGCCTGCTGGCCGTCTACGAGGCGTTCACGGCCACGACGGTGAAACCGGCGGTCGTCTTCCCATCGAGCCGCCCCGGGTCGTTCTAGCTTGGCGGCCATGGGAGAAGGCACGGCCGTCACGATCGGGGCCTACGACGGTGTGCACCTCGGCCACCAGGCCGTGCTGGCCGCCCTGCGCCGGCTGGCTTCGGCGCGGGGCCTGGAGACGGTGGTCGTGACCTTCGACC contains:
- the infB gene encoding translation initiation factor IF-2; translation: MAHGPGQPGQASPASQPGQAGQGGPQGGQPGGPTGPRPATATGQPGPGGQGQHGAGRGPSAGAPGQGRPSQSRSGPATGQGGPGGARSTAGAGRPGAPAPGGAPRSPTGRPIPPPPGLRSASGRPIPPPPGGPPRSASGRAIPPPPGGRPTTGGPGGAGRPGGGPRPAGGTGPSRPGSGPSRPGGGPGGGARPGGGGGFGRPAGGPGGGGGGYRPGGGPGGGPGGPGGAGRPGGPGRPGGPGQGRRPPQRRRRRRRSFEELEPTQATTYTRSDAPIPEGEVVIERGATAQELGPKLNRTAADVIRFLLQQGEMVTATQSLSDDMIELFAAEIGADVLLVDPGQEQEVAFRALLGYDEDDEEDLRPRPPVITVMGHVDHGKTLLLDRIREANVIAGEAGGITQHIGAYQADKDGRLITFIDTPGHEAFTSMRARGADATDIAVLVVAADDGVMPQTVEALNHAKAAEVPIVVAINKVDREESDPNRVRQQLSELGLVPEEWGGDTIMVEVSALQNLGVDELLEQLLVVADVEELVANPEGRAWGVVLEANLDVGRGPVATVLVQRGTLRVGDPIVAGAAWGKVRALIDDTGAQVKEAPPSTPVQVLGLNEVPDAGDEFRVAPDAKLAQTVAEARAHRRRLRAQRTERHMPAAHGAVRLEDIFEQIQRGEMATLNLILKADVHGSLEALTESLRKLERDEVKLAFLHRAVGGISESDVQLAATSNATILGFNVRPDRKARDLAEQADVQIRTYQIIYQVIEDIQKAMVGLLKPEFVEVVTGEAEVREIFRVPKVGAIAGCYVRNGVITRGSKVRFLREGVVIWTGAIQSLKRFKDDAREVATGFECGIGLTDFQDLRRGDIIETYEEREVPRS
- a CDS encoding DUF503 domain-containing protein, with the protein product MHVAVVQVDLHVPHSRSLKEKRAAVKPVVEGLRQRFSLSVAEVGYQDKWQRALVGFAVVSETHAHAAEVVAAAERWLWSRPDIEVSSFGTEWSTYEGDG
- the rbfA gene encoding 30S ribosome-binding factor RbfA; the encoded protein is MATDRRYSRLDRVNETLREVIADQLERIDDERLELVTVTGVKVDAGLRHAVVWFDSLKPAGEVGAALAEHRVRLQAAIGRQVRMKHTPELAFVADPAIAVGTRVDEILRGLHQTAGEPPAPGVEDNP
- a CDS encoding DHH family phosphoesterase translates to MTPELERAAEVIASAPSLALACHQMPDGDALGSMLAMAHLAGAQGRKVVASWPQPFIVAPHYDFLPGLELATKPGDFPAAPDVMVTFDCGSLDRLGELAGPAKAAGELIVIDHHVSNDGYGTINVIDPDAAASAVVVRRLAGVLGWPLTRDAALCLYTGLVCDTGRFQYDNTTPAVFALAQELAGYDLPIGDVNRQLFEKHRLAYLRLAAVALARAEYDPDRRFVATWVTLDDLDGFGVDVEETEGLIDLVRRTAEADVSCVIKETPECTRVSLRAVGDFDVSQVAVAMGGGGHRAAAGFSSDRPVREVLEAVRARLPLVSGG
- the truB gene encoding tRNA pseudouridine(55) synthase TruB; this translates as MVVDKPAGITSHDVVARCRRLFGQRRVGHGGTLDPDATGVLLVGLGQATRLLRFLSELPKSYVGEIVLGTATSTLDASGEVVGEWDMAAVTPELAARVAAERFTGAIEQVPPMVSALKVGGRRLHELAREGVEVERAPRPVTVYRFDVAPGPAPGALSAHVTCSAGTYVRSLAADLGEALGGGAHLRALRRTAVGPFGEAEAVPLDRLTRADVRPPVEALRGRPVVEVEGDDLLAAVGHGKVLERSVLGIPARASGDEPGWASGEAGEAGTGDRDVAGGGPGHGDGTGAGGRDGGPPGGASRAGEDRAGRGGARGRAPEGPWAVVGPDGRLLAVYEAFTATTVKPAVVFPSSRPGSF